The Candidatus Sulfotelmatobacter sp. region ACATGGATTACCGATCCGCTTTCAAGCGCCGATGATTCGGCGCGGGTTGCTATACAGGAAAGTTTCTCACGCTTTCCGCCGCTGCGCTACGTCGAGAAATCCGGTTACACAATCTTGAAAATCTTTACGCCCGATTGACAAAACTCTATTTGTCGAAATGCAACGGCTTCGGCGAGCGCGAGCATCACAGAAACAAAAAAAGTTAGAGCCGTGTCGCCCGCTATCGGTACGAACGGGCGAAGCACTCGAGTGGGATCGGTCCGCTGTACCAGGAAAAAATAATTAGAAGGAGAGATCCGTTTATGCGACGAGCCTTTGTGCGGGAAGTCGATTTGCGGCGATGGGCAATGCGGCGAGCAATTCTATTCCTGGGAGGTTTGCTTTGTCTGGCCACACTCTCGGTCGGGGCGCAGGAGAACCGGTCGGAGATCAGTGTGCAAGGGACGGGCTTTTTCACCAATGGCGTGCAGGGGAATGGCACGGCCTACAGCGCAACCGAGACGGGAGGTTTTCTGGCGACCTATCGATACCACATGAATCGCTGGGTTTCGCTGGAGGGAGCCTATGGGTATGAGGTCAACTCGCAGAAATACGGGTTATCGTCGGGAGGATTCAGAATTCAGTCGGGGATCAATCAGTTGACTGGAAGCCTGGTGCTGAATCTTCCCAACCGCGGCCACTCCCGATTCAATCCTTATATTCTGGCGGGAGGCGGGGCGTTAATATTCGAGCCGACGGGGAACCAGTTCGATACATTTTCCGGAGCGCAGGGGCAGGCGAAAGGCGTGTTCACTTATGGAGTGGGAGTGAATTATGCGCTTTCTAAGCGAATCTCGATGCGGGCTGAATACCGCGGGCTGGTCTACGACCCGCCCGATTTCGGATTTGGCATATTAGTGACAAATAGTGTCACGCAAACGATGGTTCCGTCGGTGGGATTCACGTATCGGTTCTAGGCGGAGGTGTAAAGGTAGGTGTAAAGGTAACGAAGCGGCATACAGTGCAAGCTGTATTGTTAAGGCCGGGGAAGCCCCGTTAGCCTGATAGGGCGCTGGCTGATCGTCTACTTTCAGGCGCGCAAATGCTTCGTATGGAAGATAAGATTCGCAAACTCTGTGCCGAGCTTCTGGCCACGACAGAGGATGAGGAAGTCCGACCGATCCTCGTCGAACTTCGGGACGCATTGCACGAGCACGTCGAACGTCTGCGCGAACGCTTTGCCTCCTATCCCTTCTTCGTCGAGCGGCGCACGGGAGATCACATCCCGCGGACGAATGAACGACCGTACAATGAACGCCCGTACGAAGACAGTGCAGAGCAAGCGCACGGCCCGCGTGATCAGGCCACTGACCGACTTAAGTTAGGATCGTTGTGACGGGGTGGCATGGGCAGGTCCGGTGCCCTGTGCAGTCGTTCGTGATTCTCGTCCAACACGCGAAGCAACTCTTGAATTGTGGCTAAGAATCTGTCAGGGTCTTGCTCCGCAATAGCTCGTTCGCACAACTCTTTCCAGCGTTCTTTGGGTTCGCCTCTCACGCGTGTCACCTCCAAACTGGGCACTTGGCTTGTTTTCACAATTGGCACGAATTGGTGCCCGTTGTGGGAACCTCCGGCCCCTTGATGGAACAACACTTAGAAGGACTTCCGTAGGGAAGCAATTGTGCCGCCAAATGACTTCCCGGCAAGGAATCGCCATATTAAGAGGCACTTAGCCGTGCTGCATTGGATTTTCCGATGAGGAATGGAGCGTAAAATTTGCTGCCTGATCATCGGAGCGCCTCGAACGATCATGATTCAGCGAACGTGACTTAACGATCCTGGGCTCAACCATCCTGGCTCAGGTTGCGGACTTTGGTCCGCTACTGGATTCCCTGTATTCCCTTGCGGTCAAAGTCGTAAATAATAGATGCCCAGTGTGCCACTGCCTTTTCCCCCAATCGCAGTG contains the following coding sequences:
- a CDS encoding porin family protein, whose amino-acid sequence is MRRAFVREVDLRRWAMRRAILFLGGLLCLATLSVGAQENRSEISVQGTGFFTNGVQGNGTAYSATETGGFLATYRYHMNRWVSLEGAYGYEVNSQKYGLSSGGFRIQSGINQLTGSLVLNLPNRGHSRFNPYILAGGGALIFEPTGNQFDTFSGAQGQAKGVFTYGVGVNYALSKRISMRAEYRGLVYDPPDFGFGILVTNSVTQTMVPSVGFTYRF